CGGCGTTTCGGCCCCCCACGGCCGTAGGGAGCCGAAACGCCGCTTCGCGCTGCCGGGTCCGCCCGGGCTTTATTTCGTTATGAGCTTGTTTACCTCGCCCTCGTTCACCTTCACCGGGCGCGCGGTGCGCATCTCGTTAATCCATTCTTTCTCTAGGTAAGTCTGGTAGTCGGAAGTGGCCTGGCCGCGGGCTTCGCCCAGGGTTTTGGGACCGGCCGGCAGGATTTTGTCGATGATGACGGCGTAGTAGCGGCCGTCTTTCTGCACATTGTAAACGCCGGGACCTTTGCTGGCCAGCTCATCCACTACTTTGTTGTCACCTTTCTGGAACACGCGCTGGGTGATTTGTACCGACAGCGGGTTCTTGGCATTGAAGCGCTGCTCGATGATGGCCGGGTCGTGGGTGTATGCCCGCAGGGAAACGACATCGGCCGAAGCCGTGCGCGCCTGCTTGCCACCGATGGTCGTGTTCAAACCAATGCGTGCGGCTGGCACTCCTTTTCCCTTTAGGAAAGCCTGAATGCGGGAGGTACGCTGGCCGGCCAAGTTAACCTGCGCCGACGTTTTTACCTGGCCGCTAGCCATCACCTGGAGTGTCGTGTCCGTTGCCATCAGGTTGGCGAGCTTGTTGAGGGCTTCGGTGCTGGCGGCCGTGAGCGTGGCCGTGCGGGGCTTGAACGCGATGGTGGCCGGAATTCCTTTCGTGGTGGGCATCACAGTTTCGACCATGCCCGAGGCCTCCATCCCGTTGGCCGTGTGCCGGGTAGTAAGGGCAGCCGGTCGTATAAAGTAGGCCCGGGCCTCATCGCGCAACGCTGGCGTGGCGGCGCTCACAACGGTGCCCTGCACGCGCTGGTCCCACTGGTACTTGGCCTGGTTGGCAGCGAAGTACTTCTTCAGGCCCACCGTGTCCTCAATGGCTTTGCTCCACACCTTCTCGTCCATCAGTTGGAAAAGCAAGATGCCGTCGCGGTACTCCTTTACCAGCATGCGGTAGTCTTCGTACTTATTCTCCAGGCTATTCTTCTCAAAGTCGGTCAGCGACTGCTCCACGTACTGGTCGTAGAGCTGCTGCATGGCAAACGAGGGCTGCGCGCCGGTGCGGGGCCGCTGGTTTTGCTGCGCATAAGCTAAGAAGTCCTTCACCGGGTAGGGCTTGCCCATGATGGTGAACAGCGGTGAGTTGTCGTTCACGGCGCCTTTGCCCGTTTTGGCCCCTGCGGCTGGCGCCGCGTACTTGAAGCGGCCAGCTACCAGCGCGGTATCGGCCTTGCTAAAAACGTAGGTTTTGGCGGCCGGCATCTCCACAAACTTGTCTTCCTGCCGCACACGCTTCAGGAACGCGGCTTTGTTGAGCTCCGAGCGCGAGTCCTTGGCCACCTTGCTTTTCAGCGAGGCTTCCATGTCGGCAAACTTGGGCACCGGCTGCTTCTCAATCAGCTTGATAATGTGCCAGCCGTAGGGCGTTTGCACCGGCGCCGAAATATCGCCGGGCTTCTGCAGCTTGAAGGCCACTTCCTCGAAGGAAGGAATCATGCGGCCCGTGCCGAAGGGCGGCAGCTCGCCGCCGTTGGCAGCCGAGCCGGCATCCTCCGAAAATTGAGCCACGAGCTTGTCCCAGTTTTCGCCCTTCTTCAGGCGGCTGTACAATTCGTCAACTTTCTTCTTGGCGGTGAGCGAGTCGGACTTGGCCGCGTTGGCGTTCATCCGAATCATAAGATGGGCCACCTTGATTTCGCCCTGCGCGGCCCGCTTGTCGTTGACCTTGATGATGTGGTAGCCGAAGCGCGTGCGAATGGGCGCTGACACTTGGCCCACGGGCGTCTTGTAGGCCGCCGACTCAAACGGGTACACCATCTGCATGGCGGTGAAGTAGCCCAGCTTACCCGCGTTTTCCTTGGCCGAGGGGTCCTCGCTCAGGGTGCGGGCCAGCTGCGCAAAATCGGCGCCGCCCAGTGCCTGCTGGCGGATGCCCTCAATCTTTTTGTACGCGGCCAGCGTGTCCTGCGGCGTGGCATCGGGCGCCACGCGAATGAGGATGTGCGAGGCATTCACCTCCTGGCTCATGCGGTCGTAGGCCTCGCGCACCAACTGGTCGGTCACGCTTTTCTCCGTGAGGTAGGGCAGCGAAAGCTGCTGCCGGTAGCCGTCGAGCTCGCGCTTGAAGGCCTGCGTGGTATCCAAGCCTTTTTGCTCGGCTTCCAGCACCTTGAGCCGGAAGTTGGTGTACAGGTCCAGGTAGTCGGTCACGCTTTGGCGGGTGCCAAAGTCGGGCGCCGAGCTGTTGTTCTTGCGGTACACGTAGGCAAACTCATTGGCCGGCACCGGGTAGTTGCCCAGGGTTTCGACGGCGGGCCCAGCCGCGGGCGAAGCCGTGGAGGCCGAAGCAGCCGGTTTAGAAGCCTGGCATCCAGCCAGCAGCGTAACGGCGGCAGCGCCGGCGTACAGAATGCGTTTGTGCATATAAAAAGTAAGAGACGAGTGCGGCAAGCGGGAAGAAGCGCGCCGCGCGGGCATAAAAGTACCGATGCGAAATTAACTATTTTCCGGAGGTAAAGCAGCAGGCCCGGTTACCACCGCATGCGCACCACCGTACCCGGCGCGGGAAGGCTTCAGGCCAAGTTTAATCACAATAAAAATCAAAAAGGCCAAAGAACAAGCGCAGCCGGCGGTGGGTTTTAAATTAAAAAACGGTCTTGCTCAGCTTGACCAACCGAAGGCTGGGACGCTGAGCAAGACCGGATTTGGAAGTTGTGGGCGCAGTTCACCGACGTTAGGCCAGGTGCTTGCTCAGGTGGCACACGGTGTGGTTGCCGCGGGTAAAGAACTCAACTTTATCCATGAGCCGGTTCACCAGCGTCATGCCCATGCCGCCCTTGCGGCCCTGGCGAATGAAGTCGCGCAAGTCGGGGCTTTGGTGGGGCGCGGGCAGGAAGATGGTGTCGCCGTTGTCGGCAATTTCCACGTTCAGTTCGTGGTCGTCGAGCTGGAGTTTGAGGTCCAGAAACTGGGTCTCATCTTCGCCGTTGGCGTGGATGATGAAATTGGCCACTACCTCGTCCACGGCCAGCACCACCTGGTTAACGGTGATTTCGGGCAGCTGCCGGCTGCTGAGGTAAGTCCGCACGAAGTCCCGCACCTGCTGGAGGTGGCTGCGGGAACAAGCAATGCGGAGCGCAGATTTCACTTCGAAAGTTTTGAGTGTTAAGGGTTGAAAGTTGAGGGGATGTGTTGAGCAGGAGAAGGACGATGAAATCCCGGTTAGCTCAACTTTCAACCCTCAACATTCAACACTTTTTAAGCGGCTTCGGCTTCGGTGGCGCTGGGAACGATGGTCATCAGGGCATCGAGCCCCAGAATTTCAAATACGTTGAATACCTTCTCTTGCATGTTAAAGAATACCAGTTTTACGTTGGCATCCTGAAAGCGCTGCAAGTGGGAAATGAACACACCCAGGCCAGCCGAGGAAATGTAGCTGAGCTTGGCGCAGTCGACCAGCACCTTGCGGTAGTTGAGAATGTCTGGTTTAGCAAGCTCAGTATCAAGAACAATAGCGGAGCTAGCATCCAGCTCACCGTCCAGCAGGAGGGTGAGGGTATCGGCGGAGGGTTGGGCGGTAACTTTCATAATGAGGGCGATACGTCAGGCTAACAGTGGGGGTTGAGCCGACTTGAATTTAATAACCAGCAGGGTCTGGTCATCGTGGATGGGGTAGCCGTGGGTGAAGCCGTTCAGGTCGTTCAGGATAAGCGACTTAATGCTCTCGGCATCCTGAAAATAACTTTCTTCCAGGCGCAGCTTCAGGCGGTCTTCGCCGTACTCGGCTCCCCCGGCACCGCGCGCCTCCACGATGCCGTCGGTGTATATCACCATCACGTCGCCGGGGCTGTAGTCGTAAAACTGGTTTTTGATGTGCTTCTCGTAGGTCTCATTCCGGATGATGCCCAGGCCGAGGCCCGTCGATTCGAAGTAGAAAACCTCCTCGCGCAGGGCGTGGTAGTACAGCGTGTGGCAGTGCCCGGCGCGAGCAAAGACGAAGCCGCCCTGCTCGTAATCGATGATATAGAGCGACGAGGTGATGAACGACGACCGTTCCAGGCAGTGGGAGAGGGCGGTATTGGCCTGCGCCATAAACCGACTGGGCACCGGGAACTTGTCGCGCTCGTTCTTGGCCAGCGGATTTTCCTGCATCAGCGCATGGAAAATGCCTTTCATCTGCGCCATGTGGAAGGCCGCCGTCACGCCCTTGCCGCTCACGTCGCCGATGATGACGGCCAGCCGCCGGCCCGGCAGGTGCAGGAAGTCGTAGAAGTCACCGCCTACCTCTTTGGCCGCCAGCGAGTGCGAGCTGATTTCAAACCAGTTGTCGGTAGGCAGGTTTTTTGGAATGAGGCTGTCCTGCACCTGCGAGGCGATTTTCAGCTCTTCCTGGGTGCGCTGGTTTTCCAGCGACGTGCGCACCAGCTCCAGGTTTTCGATGCTGAGCACCGCCTGGCTGGTGAAGGTCTGTAGAATGTTGAGGTCTTCGCGGTCGAAGGTGTGGGGCTCCACTTTCAGCAGGTGGAGCATGCCGTAGTTGTAGTGCAGCCCGCGCAGCGGCAGCTGCAGCAGCGAGCGAAACGCCTGCGGCAGCCCCGTAAAGCCGGGCCGCACGTTCAGGTCGTTGGTGATGAACTCGCCTTCCGGCAACTCGTGGCCCTTGAGCAACGCCCGCAGGGAATTGGCCTGCTCGGGCTGCAGGTTGTAGTAGAACGTGGCTTCCGACGCGTCGACGCCGGCGTGGCCGGGGTCCAGGTCCAGCCACGCGGCTTCGGCCTGCACCGTTTGCACCGCCGACTCCAGCAAAATGGTGTAAACCTCGGCCGACGTCTGGCCGCGCTGAATAATCTGGGTGAGGCGCTGCAGGCGCAGGATTTCGTTGCGCCGCTGGTCGATGATGTCGGCAATGGGCATGTTGAAAAACGTGACCAGCAGCCCCATCAGCGCATAGAAGGCCGAAAAGAAAGCGGTGAGCAGCAGAAACGCATACTGCGGCTGCGGCGCAATCAGCTGCGGGTCGACCTGCGTGACGCGGAAATACTGCACAAAAATCAGCACCCCAAACAGCAGGGCCGCCTGCAGCAGCACGGCGTTCCACTTGTCGCGCTGGCTGAGGTAGGCCACCCACTTCTGGTGGCCGCTGAGGTAGATGCCGTACAAGCCCAGCAATACCACCAGCGGAATGCCAAGGTAGTTGGGCGGATCCACGCCCACCAGGCGAAACAGCAGGGTAGCGCCGAGCGCCACCTCAAACGCCGTCCATTCGCGCTGCAGCCGCGCCGTGGAGCGGAACAGCACCAGCGCCCGCCACGCGTAGTTGGTGCGGGCCAGAAAAATCACGAACAGCCCCAGGTTCAGCGTGTAGATGCTGGTGAAGAACACGCTGTTGTTGCTGAAGACGGGCTCGTCCTTGGCCAGCCGCTCCACCAGGTGCAGCGCCACGCACCCCAGCGCCAGCAAGCCGGGGCCCAGCAGCAAGCGCCGCAGCAGCGGCACAAAAGCCTGGCCATCGAGTGGCGACGGCTGGTACCGGTAATACAGAAAAACGCCCAGCACAAAAGCGGCCTGCGTCAGCTGCGTGGTCCATTCCGGCCAGTTGCCCAGCCACGGGCCCGCTCCCGAGTGGCTGAGCGCACTAAGCAGCAGCAGCACCCAGCTAAGCAGGCTAAAAGGCAACAGAAGCGAGAGTAAGCGTTTAGGCACAGACAAAAACCAGGAAAAACACAAGCGCACCAGCCCGCCGCGTCTTTACTGACGCTCAATCGGCATGCAAGATACAATCAGCCCTGCACAATTACCTTACCCGTTGCCGCATAAGCTCAACGGGCAACGCCAGCCGAAGCCGACGTTGCCCGTAAGTAGCCAAAGCGGGTTTTGGGCGCTTAGCGGCTCGAATAGTTCGGCGCTTCGCGGGTGATTTGCACGTCGTGCGGGTGCGACTCGCGCAGGCCGGCGCCGGTGATGCGCACGAACTGCGCCGCCTGCAGGGCTTCCATGTTGGCCGCGCCCACGTAGCCCATGCCGGCCCGCAGCCCGCCCGCCAGCTGGTAGATAACCTCCGACACGTTGCCTTTGAACGGCACGCGGCCCACGATGCCCTCGGGCACCAGCTTCTTCACGTCGTCTTCGGCGTCCTGGAAGTACCGGTCTTTGCTGCCGTCTTCCATGGCCTCCACCGAGCCCATGCCGCGGTACGACTTGTACTTGCGGCCTTCGTAGATAATCAGCTCGCCGGGGGCTTCCTGCGTGCCGGCCAGCAGCGAGCCCACCATCACGGCGGCGGCGCCCCCGGCCAGGGCCTTCACGATGTCGCCTGAGAACTTGATGCCGCCGTCGGCGACCAGCGTCACCCCGGTGCCTTCCAGCCCGCGGGCCGCTTCGAGCACGGCCGACAGCTGCGGCACGCCAATGCCGGCAATAATGCGGGTGGTGCAGATGGAGCCCGGCCCCACGCCCACCTTCACGCAGTCGGCGCCGGCATCGGCCAGGGCGCGGGCCCCGGCGGCCGTGGCCACGTTGCCGGCCATCACGTCCAGGCTCGGGTACGCGGCCTTGATGGCGCGCACGGCATCCATTACGCCCTTGGAGTGGCCGTGGGCAGTGTCGAGGCTGACAATGTCCACCCCGGCTTCGACCAGGGCAGCCACGCGCTGGAGCAGGTCGGGGGTAACGCCCACGGCGGCGCCGACGCGCAGGCGGCCTTTGCTGTCCTTGCTGGCGTGGGGCGCGCGGCGGCGCTTGCGGATGTCTTTGTACGTCATCAGGCCAGCGAGGCGGCCGTCGCTGTCCAGCAGCGGCAGCTTGTCGACTTTGCTGTCGGTGAGCAGCTGCTCGGCCGCGGCCTGGTCGATGCCCGCGGGGGCCGTCACGAGGCGGGCCAGCGGAATCATCACTGTGGTGACGGGCTGGCTCAAGTCGGTTTCGAAGCGCAAGTCCCGGTTCGTGAGGATGCCCTGCAGGCGCCGGTCGTCGGCGATGATGGGGATGCCGCCGATGCCGTGCTTGCGCATCAGCTGGCGGGCGTCGCCGAGCGTGGCGCTGGGCGCCAGGGTAAAGGGGTCCTGAATCAGGGCCGACTCGCTGCGTTTGACGCGGCGCACCTGCTCGGCCTGGGCCTTGATGGACATGTTCTTGTGAATGATGCCCAGCCCGCCTTCCTGGGCCAGGGCAATGGCCATGTCGGCCTCGGTCACGGTGTCCATGGCCGCCGAAATGAGCGGGGTGTGCAGCCGGATGTTGGGGGTGAGGCGGGTGCCGGTGTCGCAGTCTCGGGGCAGTACCTCGGAGTAGGCTGGCAGCAGCAGTACGTCGTCGTAGGTCAGCGCCTCGAAGGCAATTTTGGGGGTTGCGGAATCCGCCATAGCAAAAGGGGTTGGGAGTTGGGGCCTTTTGCCAGTCAAAGGTACGGCGGGAAATCGGGTTGGGCTTAAGGCTTGCGGTAGCAGGATTCCTTATTCCTGGCACCACGGAGCGATTAGCTTGCGGCATTTAGCAGGGCAAGCACAACAACCGCCGCTTTGCAAGCCCATTCTGAACCCGCTTCCAAACAATTTGCCACTGCCATCCGTCTTAGCGGCTACCATTTCATAGCCCGTTATTATGTCTGATTCCTCTTCAAAAACCTGGTTTATCACCGGCGCATCTTCCGGCTTTGGCGAAGCGCTGGCCACTTACGTCCTCGAGAAAGGCGACCGCGTGGTCGCTACTTTTCGCCAGCCCGAGCAAGCCCAGGAGTTTACGGCCCGGCAGGCGGGCCGCACCCTCGGCGTGGTGTGCGACGTGACCAACGAAGCCCAGGTGAAAACGGCCGTGGCCGAGGCCCTGGCCCAGTTCGGCCACCTCGACGTCATCGTAAACAATGCCGGCTACGGCTCTATGGGCAGCATCGAAGAAGTGCCTGCCGCCGAAGTGCAGCGGCAGTTCGACGTGAACGTGTTTGGCGCGCTGCACGTGCTGCGGGCCGTGCTGCCGCAGCTGCGCAAGCAGCGCTCGGGCCACGTGCTGAACATCACCAGCATCGGCGGCCTGAAAACTTTCCCCGGCGTGGGCATCTACAACGCCAGCAAGTTCGCCCTTGAAGCCATTG
This region of Hymenobacter sedentarius genomic DNA includes:
- a CDS encoding oxidoreductase, whose product is MSDSSSKTWFITGASSGFGEALATYVLEKGDRVVATFRQPEQAQEFTARQAGRTLGVVCDVTNEAQVKTAVAEALAQFGHLDVIVNNAGYGSMGSIEEVPAAEVQRQFDVNVFGALHVLRAVLPQLRKQRSGHVLNITSIGGLKTFPGVGIYNASKFALEAIGESLSQQVGPLGIKVTNIEPSGFRTKWAGESATIADTKIDDYQPTVGENLRGIQGYSGSQPGDPMRAAKAMYDVVQLENPPLHLPLGKAAVKGAREKFASISKELEQYAQVGEAADFPAGE
- a CDS encoding PP2C family protein-serine/threonine phosphatase, which translates into the protein MPKRLLSLLLPFSLLSWVLLLLSALSHSGAGPWLGNWPEWTTQLTQAAFVLGVFLYYRYQPSPLDGQAFVPLLRRLLLGPGLLALGCVALHLVERLAKDEPVFSNNSVFFTSIYTLNLGLFVIFLARTNYAWRALVLFRSTARLQREWTAFEVALGATLLFRLVGVDPPNYLGIPLVVLLGLYGIYLSGHQKWVAYLSQRDKWNAVLLQAALLFGVLIFVQYFRVTQVDPQLIAPQPQYAFLLLTAFFSAFYALMGLLVTFFNMPIADIIDQRRNEILRLQRLTQIIQRGQTSAEVYTILLESAVQTVQAEAAWLDLDPGHAGVDASEATFYYNLQPEQANSLRALLKGHELPEGEFITNDLNVRPGFTGLPQAFRSLLQLPLRGLHYNYGMLHLLKVEPHTFDREDLNILQTFTSQAVLSIENLELVRTSLENQRTQEELKIASQVQDSLIPKNLPTDNWFEISSHSLAAKEVGGDFYDFLHLPGRRLAVIIGDVSGKGVTAAFHMAQMKGIFHALMQENPLAKNERDKFPVPSRFMAQANTALSHCLERSSFITSSLYIIDYEQGGFVFARAGHCHTLYYHALREEVFYFESTGLGLGIIRNETYEKHIKNQFYDYSPGDVMVIYTDGIVEARGAGGAEYGEDRLKLRLEESYFQDAESIKSLILNDLNGFTHGYPIHDDQTLLVIKFKSAQPPLLA
- a CDS encoding STAS domain-containing protein, with the translated sequence MKVTAQPSADTLTLLLDGELDASSAIVLDTELAKPDILNYRKVLVDCAKLSYISSAGLGVFISHLQRFQDANVKLVFFNMQEKVFNVFEILGLDALMTIVPSATEAEAA
- a CDS encoding peptidylprolyl isomerase; translated protein: MHKRILYAGAAAVTLLAGCQASKPAASASTASPAAGPAVETLGNYPVPANEFAYVYRKNNSSAPDFGTRQSVTDYLDLYTNFRLKVLEAEQKGLDTTQAFKRELDGYRQQLSLPYLTEKSVTDQLVREAYDRMSQEVNASHILIRVAPDATPQDTLAAYKKIEGIRQQALGGADFAQLARTLSEDPSAKENAGKLGYFTAMQMVYPFESAAYKTPVGQVSAPIRTRFGYHIIKVNDKRAAQGEIKVAHLMIRMNANAAKSDSLTAKKKVDELYSRLKKGENWDKLVAQFSEDAGSAANGGELPPFGTGRMIPSFEEVAFKLQKPGDISAPVQTPYGWHIIKLIEKQPVPKFADMEASLKSKVAKDSRSELNKAAFLKRVRQEDKFVEMPAAKTYVFSKADTALVAGRFKYAAPAAGAKTGKGAVNDNSPLFTIMGKPYPVKDFLAYAQQNQRPRTGAQPSFAMQQLYDQYVEQSLTDFEKNSLENKYEDYRMLVKEYRDGILLFQLMDEKVWSKAIEDTVGLKKYFAANQAKYQWDQRVQGTVVSAATPALRDEARAYFIRPAALTTRHTANGMEASGMVETVMPTTKGIPATIAFKPRTATLTAASTEALNKLANLMATDTTLQVMASGQVKTSAQVNLAGQRTSRIQAFLKGKGVPAARIGLNTTIGGKQARTASADVVSLRAYTHDPAIIEQRFNAKNPLSVQITQRVFQKGDNKVVDELASKGPGVYNVQKDGRYYAVIIDKILPAGPKTLGEARGQATSDYQTYLEKEWINEMRTARPVKVNEGEVNKLITK
- a CDS encoding ATP-binding protein — translated: MKSALRIACSRSHLQQVRDFVRTYLSSRQLPEITVNQVVLAVDEVVANFIIHANGEDETQFLDLKLQLDDHELNVEIADNGDTIFLPAPHQSPDLRDFIRQGRKGGMGMTLVNRLMDKVEFFTRGNHTVCHLSKHLA
- the guaB gene encoding IMP dehydrogenase, whose protein sequence is MADSATPKIAFEALTYDDVLLLPAYSEVLPRDCDTGTRLTPNIRLHTPLISAAMDTVTEADMAIALAQEGGLGIIHKNMSIKAQAEQVRRVKRSESALIQDPFTLAPSATLGDARQLMRKHGIGGIPIIADDRRLQGILTNRDLRFETDLSQPVTTVMIPLARLVTAPAGIDQAAAEQLLTDSKVDKLPLLDSDGRLAGLMTYKDIRKRRRAPHASKDSKGRLRVGAAVGVTPDLLQRVAALVEAGVDIVSLDTAHGHSKGVMDAVRAIKAAYPSLDVMAGNVATAAGARALADAGADCVKVGVGPGSICTTRIIAGIGVPQLSAVLEAARGLEGTGVTLVADGGIKFSGDIVKALAGGAAAVMVGSLLAGTQEAPGELIIYEGRKYKSYRGMGSVEAMEDGSKDRYFQDAEDDVKKLVPEGIVGRVPFKGNVSEVIYQLAGGLRAGMGYVGAANMEALQAAQFVRITGAGLRESHPHDVQITREAPNYSSR